In Nicotiana tabacum cultivar K326 chromosome 11, ASM71507v2, whole genome shotgun sequence, a single window of DNA contains:
- the LOC107789420 gene encoding uncharacterized protein LOC107789420, whose product MASVEVQSAPVEVVGTAPVEVEVKTTPEAPKSEESAPTHVAEETVTETTPAPAEETAPVEEKAAPAAEDAVAEEATTEAEVTVAEETVAEEAAKAEVEAPAAEETVASAEVETPAVELAEVKTEAEEGKVDETTEALAAAEATTEVPVEKTEE is encoded by the exons ATGGCCAGTGTTGAG GTTCAATCTGCACCAGTAGAAGTAGTAGGAACTGCTCCAGTTGAGGTCGAGGTGAAAActacaccagaggcacccaagtCAGAGGAATCCGCGCCAACACATGTGGCGGAGGAAACTGTGACCGAAACAACACCAGCACCGGCAGAAGAGACTGCTCCAGTTGAAGAGAAAGCAGCCCCAGCTGCTGAGGATGCGGTAGCTGAAGAAGCAACGACAGAAGCAGAAGTCACAGTAGCAGAGGAGACAGTGGCTGAAGAAGCTGCAAAAGCAGAAGTAGAAGCACCTGCAGCTGAGGAAACAGTAGCTTCTGCTGAAGTTGAAACTCCAGCAGTAGAATTAGCTGAAGTGAAGACTGAGGCAGAAGAAGGAAAAGTTGATGAGACAACTGAAGCTCTAGCTGCAGCAGAGGCTACCACAGAAGTTCCAGTGGAGAAAACTGAAGAGTAA